A region from the Citrobacter telavivensis genome encodes:
- a CDS encoding endonuclease VIII: MPEGPEIRRAADNLEAAIKGKPLTDVWFAFAQLKPYQSPLVGQTVTAMETRGKALLTHFSDGLTLYSHNQLYGVWRVVDSGDTPQTTRVLRVKLQTADKTILLYSASDIEMLTPAQLTTHPFLQRVGPDVLDPRLTPDEVKTRLLSPRFRNRQFSGLLLDQAFLAGLGNYLRVEILWQVGLTGQHKARDLSEVQLEALSHALLDIPRLSYTTRGQADDNKHHGALFRFKVFHRDGEPCERCGGIIAKTTLSSRPFYWCPHCQH, translated from the coding sequence ATGCCTGAAGGCCCGGAAATCCGCCGCGCGGCGGATAACCTGGAGGCGGCGATCAAAGGCAAACCCTTGACGGATGTCTGGTTTGCCTTTGCGCAGTTAAAACCGTATCAATCCCCGCTGGTGGGGCAGACCGTCACGGCGATGGAGACGCGCGGCAAAGCGCTGCTGACCCATTTTTCCGATGGCCTGACGCTCTACAGCCATAACCAGCTGTATGGCGTCTGGCGCGTGGTGGACAGTGGCGACACGCCGCAAACCACCCGCGTTCTGCGCGTTAAACTGCAAACGGCGGACAAAACCATTCTGCTCTACAGCGCGTCTGATATTGAAATGTTGACGCCGGCGCAACTGACCACCCATCCCTTTCTGCAGCGGGTCGGACCGGACGTGCTGGACCCGCGCCTGACGCCTGATGAGGTGAAAACCCGGTTACTCTCACCGCGTTTTCGCAACCGCCAGTTTTCTGGTTTGCTGCTGGATCAAGCCTTTCTTGCCGGGCTGGGGAACTATCTGCGGGTGGAGATCCTCTGGCAGGTGGGATTAACCGGTCAGCATAAAGCCCGCGATCTCAGCGAGGTGCAACTGGAAGCGTTATCGCATGCGCTGTTGGATATTCCGCGCCTGTCGTATACCACGCGCGGTCAGGCGGATGACAACAAACATCATGGCGCGCTGTTTCGTTTTAAGGTGTTCCACCGCGACGGTGAACCCTGCGAGCGCTGCGGCGGGATCATCGCAAAAACCACGCTCTCTTCCCGCCCGTTTTATTGGTGTCCACATTGCCAGCATTAA
- a CDS encoding DUF979 family protein, with protein sequence MNFQQSYLYWLAGIVLLIVAIMSWQDKANPRRLTTGLFWGVYGLLFLLGDWTYQLVGDKRTVNIAVGVAVVLMALIAGFGGVKLGSYHQRTREQREESATRLGNRLFYPALAIPVVTVIGVLMFNHIPGLQDALFGPGNHATLVTLFSMTAGSLIGLGMAIKMTHEKVHQPVQEARRLLDSIGWAFILPQILATLGLLFTAAGVGSGISYLTQEYLAVDSRFIAVAVYTVGMALLTMVMGNAFAAFPIVTAGIGIPILVLQHGGNPAVMAAIGMFSGYCGTLMTPMAANFNIVPAALLELPDKNAVIKAQVPTGVLLLLVNVFLMYFLMFL encoded by the coding sequence ATGAATTTTCAGCAAAGCTACCTCTACTGGCTGGCGGGGATCGTTCTGCTCATTGTCGCCATCATGTCCTGGCAGGACAAAGCCAATCCGCGTCGGTTGACGACGGGGCTATTCTGGGGCGTCTACGGGCTGTTGTTCTTACTGGGCGACTGGACATATCAACTGGTGGGCGACAAACGTACGGTCAACATTGCCGTGGGCGTCGCGGTGGTGTTAATGGCGCTGATCGCCGGCTTTGGCGGCGTGAAATTGGGGAGTTATCATCAGCGTACCCGCGAGCAGCGTGAAGAGAGCGCCACGCGTCTGGGGAACCGCCTGTTTTATCCGGCGCTGGCCATTCCGGTTGTCACCGTGATTGGTGTGCTGATGTTCAACCATATTCCGGGATTGCAGGATGCCCTGTTTGGACCGGGCAATCACGCCACGCTGGTGACGCTGTTCTCGATGACCGCAGGCTCGCTGATTGGTCTGGGTATGGCGATTAAAATGACCCATGAGAAGGTGCATCAGCCAGTCCAGGAGGCGCGCCGCCTGCTGGATTCCATCGGTTGGGCATTTATTCTGCCGCAGATCCTCGCGACGTTAGGGCTGCTGTTTACGGCGGCAGGCGTCGGCAGCGGAATTTCATATCTTACGCAAGAGTATCTGGCCGTCGACAGCCGCTTCATTGCGGTGGCGGTGTATACCGTTGGGATGGCCCTGCTGACGATGGTGATGGGCAATGCGTTTGCCGCCTTCCCGATTGTCACGGCGGGGATTGGCATTCCGATTCTGGTGCTCCAGCACGGCGGGAATCCGGCGGTGATGGCGGCCATCGGGATGTTCTCCGGCTATTGCGGCACGCTGATGACGCCGATGGCGGCGAACTTTAACATTGTGCCCGCCGCGCTGCTGGAACTGCCGGATAAAAACGCGGTCATTAAAGCGCAGGTGCCGACCGGTGTGCTGTTACTGCTCGTTAACGTGTTCCTGATGTATTTCCTGATGTTCCTGTAA
- the pcp gene encoding pyroglutamyl-peptidase I, whose amino-acid sequence MKTVLITGFEPFGGEQVNPSWEVVSRLDNAIIAECRVVARQLPCVFGDALSVLNSAIDTLSPSLVLAIGQAGGRTDITVERVAVNVDDARIPDNKGQQPVDEPIVVGGPAAWFSTLPIKAMVAAMREAGVPASVSQTAGTFVCNHVMYGLLHKLSGSAEVKGGFIHIPYLPQQAAAHPGAPSMAAETVRLALEVAIATALQVDDDIAVTGGATH is encoded by the coding sequence ATGAAAACAGTCTTAATTACCGGGTTTGAGCCCTTCGGCGGCGAGCAGGTTAACCCTTCCTGGGAAGTGGTCTCTCGCCTCGACAATGCTATCATCGCGGAGTGTCGCGTGGTGGCACGCCAACTGCCGTGTGTGTTTGGCGACGCGCTCAGTGTGCTGAACTCGGCCATTGATACGCTCTCTCCGTCGCTGGTGTTGGCGATCGGTCAGGCGGGCGGACGTACGGATATCACCGTTGAGCGCGTGGCTGTCAACGTCGACGACGCCCGTATCCCGGACAATAAAGGCCAACAGCCGGTGGATGAGCCGATTGTTGTCGGCGGGCCTGCGGCCTGGTTTAGCACGCTGCCGATCAAAGCGATGGTGGCGGCGATGCGTGAAGCCGGCGTGCCAGCGTCGGTATCACAGACGGCGGGGACGTTTGTCTGCAACCATGTGATGTACGGATTGCTGCACAAACTGAGCGGCAGTGCGGAGGTGAAGGGGGGATTCATCCATATCCCTTATCTGCCGCAGCAGGCGGCGGCGCATCCGGGGGCACCCAGTATGGCGGCGGAAACGGTGCGTCTGGCGCTGGAGGTGGCGATCGCCACCGCATTACAGGTCGACGATGACATCGCCGTGACGGGTGGTGCCACGCACTAA
- a CDS encoding AbrB family transcriptional regulator gives MPVLQWGLLFLLSLLLSLLFLSIHLPAALLLGPMITGILFSLRGISLRLPRCTFLGAQAILGCMIAQNLSGSLLTTLAANWVVVLAVLLVTLLSSTVVGWLLVRYSSLPGNTGAWGSSPGGAAAMVAMAQDYGADIRLVAFMQYLRVLFVAGAAVLVTRFIMGESAEAVSQQIEWFPPLSGNLFTTLLLAAVASVIGRVLRIPSGTMLVPMLVGAVLHASGVMVIELPEWLLAIAYMIIGWQIGLGFDKQVFIMALRPLPQILVSIFALLAICAAMAWGLAHYMQIDFLTAYLATSPGGLDTVAVIAAGSHADMTLIMAMQTLRLFSILLTGPAIARFISAKAPRQAH, from the coding sequence ATGCCAGTTCTGCAGTGGGGCTTGTTGTTTTTGCTGTCACTCCTTCTGTCCCTGCTCTTTCTCAGCATTCATCTTCCGGCGGCGTTACTGCTCGGCCCGATGATCACCGGTATTCTGTTTAGTCTTCGCGGTATCTCCCTGCGACTCCCTCGCTGTACGTTCCTCGGCGCGCAGGCCATTCTTGGCTGTATGATTGCGCAGAATTTGTCAGGCTCATTATTAACGACGCTGGCGGCAAACTGGGTAGTGGTTCTGGCGGTGCTGCTGGTGACGCTGCTCTCCAGCACGGTCGTCGGCTGGCTGCTGGTGCGCTACAGTTCGCTACCGGGTAACACCGGCGCGTGGGGCTCATCGCCTGGCGGCGCGGCGGCGATGGTTGCAATGGCCCAGGATTACGGCGCGGACATCCGTCTGGTCGCCTTTATGCAGTATCTGCGGGTGCTGTTTGTCGCCGGAGCGGCGGTGCTGGTGACGCGGTTTATCATGGGCGAAAGCGCGGAAGCCGTCAGCCAACAGATTGAGTGGTTCCCGCCGCTGAGCGGCAATTTGTTCACTACGCTGCTGCTAGCGGCGGTAGCCAGCGTTATTGGACGGGTGCTGCGCATTCCCTCCGGTACGATGCTGGTGCCGATGCTGGTCGGCGCAGTGCTGCACGCGAGCGGCGTGATGGTAATTGAACTGCCGGAATGGCTGCTGGCAATAGCCTATATGATTATAGGCTGGCAGATTGGTCTCGGGTTCGACAAGCAGGTATTTATTATGGCACTGCGACCGTTGCCGCAGATCCTGGTCTCTATCTTCGCCTTACTGGCGATTTGTGCGGCGATGGCCTGGGGGCTCGCCCACTATATGCAGATTGACTTTTTAACCGCCTATCTCGCCACCAGCCCAGGCGGGCTGGATACGGTTGCGGTGATTGCCGCCGGCAGTCACGCCGATATGACGCTGATTATGGCGATGCAAACCCTGCGCCTGTTCAGTATTCTCCTTACCGGCCCGGCCATCGCCCGCTTTATTTCAGCAAAGGCGCCACGACAGGCGCATTAA
- the pxpA gene encoding 5-oxoprolinase subunit PxpA encodes MNIDLNADLGEGCASDGALLTLVSSANIACGFHAGDAQTMLASVREALKNGVAIGAHPSFPDRENFGRTAMTLPAQTVYAQTLYQIGALAAMTRAEGGVMRHVKPHGMLYNQAAKDPQLADAIAKAVHACDPALILVGLAGSELIRAGERYGLATRQEVFADRGYLADGSLVPRSQPGALIEDEEQSLAQTLEMVERGRVKSLTGEWASVIAQTVCIHGDGEHALAFARRLRSAFESRGIKIVA; translated from the coding sequence ATGAACATTGATTTAAATGCGGACCTCGGTGAAGGCTGCGCCAGCGATGGTGCGCTGTTGACGCTGGTCTCATCGGCTAACATTGCCTGCGGATTTCATGCCGGCGATGCGCAAACCATGCTGGCAAGCGTGCGTGAAGCGCTGAAAAATGGCGTTGCCATTGGCGCGCATCCGAGCTTTCCGGATCGGGAAAACTTTGGCCGCACGGCGATGACGCTGCCTGCACAAACGGTCTACGCACAAACGCTGTATCAAATCGGCGCGCTGGCGGCAATGACCCGGGCGGAGGGCGGCGTCATGCGTCATGTGAAACCTCACGGCATGCTCTACAACCAGGCGGCGAAAGATCCGCAACTGGCGGATGCCATTGCGAAGGCGGTGCACGCCTGCGATCCGGCGCTGATTCTGGTCGGCCTGGCGGGAAGCGAACTGATCCGCGCGGGTGAGCGCTACGGTCTCGCCACGCGTCAGGAGGTGTTCGCCGATCGTGGTTATCTGGCGGATGGCAGCCTGGTGCCGCGCAGCCAACCGGGCGCGCTAATTGAAGACGAAGAACAGTCGCTGGCACAAACGCTGGAGATGGTTGAGCGCGGACGCGTAAAAAGCCTCACCGGTGAATGGGCAAGCGTCATCGCGCAGACGGTTTGTATTCATGGCGATGGCGAACACGCGCTGGCCTTCGCCCGTCGTTTACGCTCGGCATTTGAATCACGCGGTATCAAGATTGTCGCATAA
- a CDS encoding citrate synthase, with translation MADTKAKLTLNGDTAIELDVLKGTLGQDVIDIRSLGSKGMFTFDPGFTSTASCESKITFIDGDEGILLHRGFPIDQLATESNYLEVCYILLNGEKPTQAEYDAFRTTVTRHTMIHEQITRLFHAFRRDSHPMAVMCGITGALAAFYHDSLDVNNPRHREIAAFRLLSKMPTMAAMCYKYSIGQPFVYPRNDLSYAGNFLNMMFSTPCETYEVNPVLERAMDRILILHADHEQNASTSTVRTAGSSGANPFACIAAGIASLWGPAHGGANEAALKMLEEISSVKHIPEFVRRAKDKNDSFRLMGFGHRVYKNYDPRATVMRETCHEVLKELGTKDDLLEVAMELEHIALNDPYFIEKKLYPNVDFYSGIILKAMGIPSSMFTVIFAMARTVGWIAHWSEMHTDGMKIARPRQLYTGYDKRDFKSDLKH, from the coding sequence ATGGCTGACACAAAAGCAAAACTCACGCTAAATGGTGATACTGCTATTGAACTGGATGTGCTGAAGGGCACGCTAGGTCAAGATGTTATTGATATTCGTAGCCTGGGTTCAAAGGGGATGTTCACTTTTGACCCTGGTTTCACCTCTACTGCATCCTGCGAATCAAAAATTACGTTCATCGACGGCGATGAAGGAATTTTGTTACATCGCGGCTTCCCGATCGATCAGTTAGCCACCGAGTCTAACTATCTGGAAGTATGTTACATCCTGCTGAACGGTGAAAAACCGACGCAGGCAGAATACGACGCGTTCAGAACCACCGTGACCCGCCATACGATGATCCATGAGCAAATCACCCGTCTGTTCCACGCTTTCCGCCGCGATTCACATCCGATGGCGGTGATGTGCGGGATCACCGGTGCGCTCGCCGCGTTCTATCACGACTCTCTGGATGTTAACAATCCGCGCCACCGCGAAATCGCAGCATTCCGTCTGCTGTCCAAAATGCCGACGATGGCGGCGATGTGTTACAAATATTCTATCGGCCAGCCGTTTGTTTATCCGCGTAATGACCTCTCCTACGCCGGTAACTTCCTGAACATGATGTTCTCCACGCCGTGCGAAACTTATGAAGTGAACCCGGTACTGGAACGCGCAATGGACCGTATCCTGATCCTGCACGCCGACCATGAACAGAACGCGTCCACCTCGACCGTACGTACTGCCGGCTCGTCTGGCGCGAACCCGTTTGCCTGTATCGCGGCGGGTATTGCTTCCCTGTGGGGACCAGCACACGGCGGCGCGAACGAAGCGGCGCTGAAAATGCTGGAAGAAATCAGCTCGGTTAAACACATTCCGGAATTTGTTCGTCGTGCGAAAGACAAGAATGACTCTTTCCGCCTGATGGGCTTCGGTCACCGTGTTTACAAAAACTACGATCCGCGTGCGACCGTGATGCGTGAGACCTGCCACGAAGTACTGAAAGAGCTGGGTACCAAAGATGACCTGCTGGAAGTGGCGATGGAGCTGGAACACATCGCGCTGAACGACCCGTACTTCATCGAGAAGAAACTCTACCCGAACGTCGACTTCTACTCCGGTATCATCCTGAAAGCGATGGGGATCCCGTCTTCCATGTTCACGGTTATCTTCGCGATGGCGCGTACCGTTGGCTGGATTGCGCACTGGAGCGAAATGCATACCGATGGCATGAAAATCGCTCGTCCGCGTCAGCTGTATACCGGCTACGACAAGCGTGACTTTAAATCTGACCTTAAGCATTAA
- a CDS encoding DUF969 family protein: MGDAITLWPLMGIAVIVVGFLLRFNPVLVVIVAGIVTGLAAQMPFATILEKLGEGFLNTRNLPFILLIPLAVIGLLERHGLKERAQAWIAKIQSATSGRLLIVYLFIREATAALGLTSLGGHPQMVRPLLAPMAEGAAEKTYGTLPGAVRYRLRAMSAATDNVGLFFGEDIFVAFGAIIFMHNFMLESGGIQTEPLHIALWGIPTALCAFVIHGTRLWRLDNYLQREMAKAGSVDTRKGEAQ; encoded by the coding sequence ATGGGAGATGCAATAACTCTCTGGCCACTGATGGGCATCGCCGTCATTGTGGTTGGATTTCTTTTACGTTTTAACCCGGTGCTGGTGGTCATTGTCGCCGGAATCGTCACTGGACTGGCGGCGCAAATGCCGTTCGCCACGATCCTCGAAAAGCTGGGCGAAGGTTTTCTCAACACCCGCAACCTGCCGTTTATCCTGCTGATCCCGCTGGCGGTTATTGGCCTGCTCGAGCGTCACGGTCTGAAAGAACGCGCTCAGGCGTGGATTGCCAAAATTCAAAGCGCCACGTCAGGTCGCCTGCTGATTGTCTATCTGTTCATTCGTGAGGCTACCGCTGCGCTGGGGCTGACCAGTCTGGGCGGACATCCGCAAATGGTGCGCCCGCTGTTAGCGCCAATGGCGGAAGGGGCAGCGGAGAAAACGTACGGGACATTGCCCGGCGCGGTGCGCTACCGCCTGCGGGCGATGTCGGCGGCGACGGATAACGTGGGACTCTTCTTTGGTGAGGATATCTTCGTGGCGTTCGGCGCGATTATCTTCATGCACAACTTTATGCTGGAGTCCGGCGGCATTCAGACCGAGCCGCTGCACATTGCCCTGTGGGGGATCCCGACGGCCCTGTGCGCCTTTGTGATCCACGGTACGCGACTGTGGCGACTGGATAACTATCTGCAACGCGAGATGGCGAAAGCCGGTTCTGTCGACACCCGCAAAGGAGAGGCGCAATGA